CGAGGCATGACGGCCTCCGCCCGCATCGCCACGTCGACCTTTTGGGAGTACGTGGCGTTCGTGCTCAACTCGTTCGTGTTTCTGTCGATCGGGTTGATGGTCAAACCGCCGACGCTGGTCGAGAACTGGAGAGTGATCATCGTCGCGTTCGTGATCGTGACCGTCTCGCGCGCGGTCATGACGTGGGGCGTCGCGGCCCTCCTGCCGAACAAACTCAGGCTGCCGCGTCGATGGACCACGATCCTCTCTTGGGGCGGCCTGCGCGGCGCGCTGTCGATGGTCCTCGCCATCAGCATTCCCGAAACGTTCCCACAACGCGACCTGTTGATCACGATGACGTTCGACGTCGTGATCCTCTCGATTCTCATTCAGGGGATCAGCATCGGGCCCACGCTGCGATGGCTCGGTTTGCGCAGCCAGACAGGGGACCATGCGGGCTACCTGGGCACGCAACTCGCGCTACTCAGTGCGCACTCGTCGCTCGACGACGTGGAGCGGACCGGCGCGATGGTCGCCACCAACGAAACGATGCGCCGCGCGCTCGCCGACGAATACGACGAGCGCCTCGACCGGGCCGAGCGCGCTCTGATCTGGCTCGGCACGCAGCTCGGCGGAGGCGAAGCGGCGACTCGCGCCGCGCGACGCCTGATCGGCACCACGGAGCGCGAGCGCGTCAACGAGGCGTTCGAGGCCGGCGCGATCGACGAGGTGCAGAGGGATCGCTGGCTGGCCGAGTTGAAGTCGCGGTGGTGGGGCGGGGGCGCGGGGAGCGGGGGGGGAACGGACGGTGACCGCGACGGCGAGCGCTGAGCCTTTCACAACTCGATTCGCGTACCCAACTCCACTACTCGATTGGAAGGAAGACCGAAGTAAAGCGTCGCGCTACGCTCGTTGCGCTTCAGCCAACGAAAGAACATCACGCGCCAGCGCGCCATCAGTCCTGCTTCCGTTTGCGACGGCGGAATGACGGTGACCTTTCCGAGATAGTAGGTCGTCCGCGGGGGATCGTCCGGAATGAACGGCGCACCGTTGTCCGCCGACATTGACGCGGCGCGCCGAATGATACTCGGCACGTCCGGCTCTTCCATGAAGCCATAGTGCGCGTAAACCGTGTTGAACCCGAGCGACAGCTCCGATAGCTGAAGCCGGTCGACGCTGCGCACTCGCGGTACGTCTTCGGTGGACACCTTCAACAAGACGACGGTTTCGTGCAGGACCTGATTGTGCTGTAAGTGGTGCAACAGCACGAGAGGCACGACGTCGATGTCGGTCGCGAGAAATACGGCGACGCCGGGTACCCGGACCGGTGGGTCGCGGGACAAGCTCGTGAGAAAATCGTGGACCGGCATGCCCGTGTCATGGGTCGCGTTCATCAAGATCCGGCGGCCGACGTACCACGTCCACATCGTCGCGAACACGATGGCGCCAATGACGACCGGCAGCCAACCACCATCGAGGAACTTGAATGCGTTCGCCACGACGAACGCGAGATCGGCGATCAGAAATCCGCCGGCCACCGCCGCCACGCGCCAGCGCGGCCAGTGGAATCTCGAGCGGGCCACGATCCCGAACAGCACCGTGGTGATCGCCATCGTCGTCGAAACCGCGAGTCCGAACGCGGCCGCAAGCCGGTCGGATGATCGGAAGGCGAGAACGACCGCCACCGTCGCGCCGAGGAGCGCCCAATTCAGGCTCGGCAAGTAGATCTGACCAATGACCGATCCGGACGTGTGCACGACGTTCACGCGCGGCGCGAAGCCGAGCTGGGCCGCCTGGCGCGTGAGTGAAAACACCGCGGCGATCAGCGCCTGCGAGGCGATGATCGTCGAAGCGGTTGCGAGCACGACCATCGGGTAGAGTGCCCAGTCCGGGACCATCGAGTAAAAAGGACGAGACGCCGCTTCCGGATGCTGAAGCAGGTTCGCCGCCTGGCCCAGATAGCTCAACGTCAGCGCCGGGAGCGCGAGCGCGTACCACGCGAACCGAATCGGCCGCGGGCCGAAGTGTCCCATGTCGGCGTACAACGCCTCTCCGCCGGTGAGACAGAGCACGACCGCGCCGAGGGCGAGAAAACCGTTCGGTCCCGCGTGCGAGAAGAATCGCACCGCGTACCACGGATTGATCGCCGCGAGGGCGGCGGGGTTCTGCGCGAGCGAGTTGACGCCGAGGACAGCGATGACGACGAACCACGTGCCGAGGATCGGACCGAAGATCCTTCCCACCCGGCCCGATCCGCGCCGCTGCAGCGAGAAGAGCCCGATGAGAATGACGATCGTGAGCGGGACCACGAACGGCCGGAGAGCCGGCGCCGCGATCTGAAGTCCTTCTACCGCGCTGAGCACCGAGACCGCGGGCGTGAGGATACCGTCGCCGTAAAGCATCGCAGTACCGAACAACCCGAGCGCGATCACCATCGTCGCGCGGTGAACGTGCTTTCGGTCGCCGAGGAACAGAGCGAGCAGCGCGAGAATGCCGCCCTCGCCTCGATTCCCGGCACGCATGAGCACGGCGACGTACTTGAGGCTCACCATCAACACGAGCGCCCACAAGAACAGCGACGCTACGCCGAGAACGTTCTCGGGAGTGGGCGCGACGCCGCGCGTGCCGTGAAACGCCTCCTGCATCGCGTAAAGCGGACTCGTGCCGAGGTCACCAAAGACGACGCCGAGTGCCGTGAGTGAGGCAATAGCGAGCGCGGGCGTGGCCACCGGACGCTCGCGCATCCGCGTGTCAGAGAGCAAGCTCGGCCCGGCTACCGAGTGCGCCACTGCCGCCTCGTGGAAAACGTTGGGAACCTGCCGCTACATCTTCACCAACAGTGCCAGGTTGAGGCGTGTCTCGGTCCTACGCAGGTCGGGAAAGAAGCCGGGCACGAACGACCCCGGCTGTCCCTGATTGCCGCCGACGGGAGTCACACCGCCGGGTCCGGCGAAGTACGGCACGTTCGACTCGCGGTGATCGATCTCGAGCCGGAATGTGGTGAACTGATCCGGCATGCAGTCGAACGTGACCTCCGATGCGTCGTAACCCCGCGACGAGCGTGAGCATCGCGAGGGTGGAGGGAGATTTCATTTTCTTGACGCTATCGGGCGCGTCGCACGGAGCGCACAAAAGGGGACGCGCGCGGCCATAAAGAAAACGCAAAGCGCGGGCTGCGTTTACGTAGTCTTCACGGCGACGGGGTATGGCTTTGTGCGGTGTTTACGAACGAATTCGTACGTTCGAGACGTCCCTACTCATCGCAGCATGATCGCGTTTCCTGACTCCGCGTCGTCATTGCCCGGCTCGCTCACCGACTCTCGATCGTCGGACGCGGGCCTCGAGGCTGTGCGTTCGTTCGCGGAACGATTGGCCGAGCTGTCCCCCTCGGACTGGGTCGAAGTCGGCAACTCGCTTCTGCGGGATGCGTCTGCGCATGCAACGCGCGCTACGGCGTCGGCGCTGCTCGTCTCGACGATCAATGGGCGCGGGCTGGACGTCGCCGCGTGGTACGCGTGCGACGCGATCGAGACCTCGGCGTTCTATGTGAGCAGGCCGAGTTGCTCGACGCCGAGCGATCGCCGGGCCTTCGCCGCCGCGCACGCGGCGGCCGAGGACGCGGCCCTCGCGCTCCTCGCTCGTGAATTCCTACCGGCGAGCGATTACGAGGCGCTGTGCGACCCGTTCATAACACAAGCGCCGCGCAACCGAGCCGATATACGGCTCGACTGCGCGGCGCCTGTTCGCTCCCGCTAGGGAGCGGTCGGCCGGGTTAGCGACCCAGCTTTGTCACGTTCTCCGCGGCCGGGCCTTTCTGGCCCTGCACGACGTCGAACTCCACCCGCTCGCCTTCGGAAAGCGTCTTGAAGCCGCTGCCCTGAATGGCCGAGTGATGGACGAAGCAGTCCTTCTGGCCGCCCTCGGGGGTGATAAAGCCGAAGCCCTTGGCGTCGTTGAACCACTTCACGGTGCCGGTCGTACGCATGTCCTACTCCTTGGTGTTGATTTGCTGTGTTGGGAGTGCGGACTTAGCCGTACCAGCCGACACAACGTGCTTCGTGATCAAGCCCTCACGACGGGCGTTTCCGCGGAATGCGGATCCTCGCGACTTGAACGAAAAAAAGGCCTGCTTGCAATTCGGCAGGCCCCAGAAAACGCTCGGAACATGTCCACGCGTCACAGCGCGTGTCTCGCTTGGCGAACGGAAGATAGCGACGAAATCGACCACGCGCAAGGATTTTCAGTGCCTCGGCTCAGGGGATCGGGGCGGGACGATACCCGTATCCCCGCGCCATCGACACGGCGGCGACGACCATCGCCAAGAGCAAGGCGGCCTGGATGTAGCTGATGATGCTGATGCGCCGGGCGACCGTTTCGTCGACTCGTCGCGGGTGTAGTAGCTCGTCGCCTTTTCGGTACCGGCGAACAGACGCCAAAGTCCCGTGACGAGCCAGAGCAACGCCGCGATGCCCCACCAGGAATCCGCGGCGAAAGCGCGGCGCATGCCGCTCATCTCGAGCGGGCGTTGCGCCAACTCTCGCGCGCGTCCCCAGATGCCACCGAGTCCGATGCCGAGGGCGAGGAGATGCAGCGCGGCGAGTGTCAGACGGAGCATGGCAGGCCACAGGAGGGCGGCGTATCTTCAACCTACGCGGGCGTAATTCAGTTGGTAGAATGCCAGCTTCCCAAGCTGGACGTCGCCGGTTCGAGTCCGGTCGCCCGCTCTTTCACTCACCACATAGCGGTTCAATCGACGGTCTGGCGATCTCGGCAGGCCGTTTTGCGCGTCGCCAACGGTCCCCACAACGGTCCCCAGCTTGGGGACCGTGGTGACAGGCCGACCACGGCCCGCGACTCCAAGTGTGTTCGAATACACCACTTAGAGATTAATCAAACGTGGGATGCGACGTACGCGCCGCTGGCAACGACCAACTGCGCCGGCGGGACGTCGGGGGCCGCGGCGGGTCAGGCGTACCTCGCTCCGATTCGCTCGAGCGCCAGATGAACACGGCGACTGCAATGTCGCTTGACAATTATGGCGCATGATAACATAGTCTATCTATGTTATGACCCGCGCTCGCCATGAAATCCCTCCGGGAACGCTCGACATGCTGATTCTCAGCACGCTCGCACGCAGCGATGCCCTCCACGGATTCGAGATCGCTGAGGCCATTCAGCTGGCCTCTTCGGACGTGCTGCATGTCGAAGAAGGTTCGCTGTATCCGGCGCTTCAGCGAATGCTCATCAAAGGTTGGATTAGCGGGACGTGGGGCCGCACGGCGGAAAATCGTCGCGCGCGCTACTACCGGCTCACGCCCGCCGGGCAGCGGCAGTTCAATCGCGAGGTCGCGGACTATACGACTGTCTCCGCGGCCATCGTCCGCATCCTCCGCCCCGCTTGACCGATGCCATTCCCTGGTGACTTCTGGCGGCGACTCGTGTTTCTCGTGCGCCGCGACAGAATGGCGGCAGACCTCGAAGACGAGATGCGGTTGCACGTCGCGCTCCGCGCCGAGTCGCTCCAACGCGCCGGCGTGCCCGAAGGCGAAGCGCGAGTGGCGGCGCGCCGCAGGTTCGGCAACCGGACCACCATCCAGCAAGAGAGTCACGATATGTGGGGAATGATCGGCATAGAGCAGCTCGCGCAGGACGTTCGGTTCGCGATGAGGGGGCTTACGCGGCGGCCGGCGTTCACGGCCGTCGCCGTACTCTCACTTGCCATCGGTATCGGCGCGACAACGGCCCTCTTCAGCGCTACGAACGCGCTCCTGTTTCGCCCGTTGCCGTACGCGACGCCCGACGAGTTGATGAAAGTCACATTGGTGAAACCGCCGCGAGGCGACCGGCCCGCTGACGACCAGTCGGTCTGGTCGTATCCCAAGTTCCTCACATTCCGGGCCGCACAGCGGGTGTTCTCCGAGCTCGCGCTCTACGGGCCGGACCGGTTCCGGGTGACGAGCGGAGAGGTGGAGAGCATCGGCGCGGAGTCCGTCAGCGCCACGTACCTTCGCACGTTGGGGATTGCGCCCGCGTTGGGCAATGACTTCGATCGCGAGCTCGACACGCAGTTTGGCGTGCCTGGAGTGACGGTTCTTTCATATGACTATTGGGTGCGTCGCTTCAACCGAGACGCCCTGGTCATTGGGAAGACGATCGACCTGAACCGAGATCCGTTCGTGATCATCGGCGTCACACCACCCGGTTTCCGCGGCCTGACGGGGCAAGCCGACATCTTCGTTCCCATCACGGTCCAGCCGGCCACGAGACTCACCGCGCAATCGCACAGCTTCTGGCTTGTCGCGCGCCGAGCAGCGGGCGTCGTAACGCCGCTAGCCACCGCGGAGGTCAAGCGGCTTGGCGTCGTCGTGAACGACGCGCATCCCAACGATTGGGACAAGGTGAAGTGGGGCGCGGCCTCGGAGCCGCTCGACAACGCGCGTGTTGCTCCGCTCGTCAAACGTTCCGTGCTGGTTCTCTTCGCCGCCGTCGCGCTCGTGTTGTTGATCACCTGCGCCAATGTCGCCAACCTGCTCCTGGGCCGTGCTCGAGCAAGGCAGCGCGAAATGGCGATCCGCTTCGCGATTGGCGCGAATCGCACGCGAGTTGCGCGCCTTCTGCTCACGGAGGGATTGCTCCTCGCACTCCTTGGCGGCGCGGGCGGCGTGCTGGTTGCGTGGTTCGGCGTGCGCGCACTCGCCTCCGTGAACCCCGCGACGACTCTCCGTGTTGGCCAGTCCGGCGCCGTAGGTGCGATCGCAATGTCCTCAATCTCGTTGGATTGGGTTGCGCTGGGTTTCGCCTTTGGCGTGGCGCTCGTCATTGGTGCCGCCTTCGGGCTTGCTCCTGCGATCGGCGTCACGCATTCGTCTCTCGCGGGTGCACTGAAGACTGGTAGCTCCGAGGCGAAACGCGGCGCCGGTCGCACGCTTGCCGGCCGGCGCGTATTGGTGATCGCTGAAGTCGCGCTCGCCCTCGTCCTTCTCGCCGGTTCGGGCCTGATGATCCGAAGCCTCGGCAAGTTGCTGGCGGTGGACACGGGATTCGACGGGCGCGACGTGCTCACCGTTCGCCTCAGCGTCGCCGGCGATACGGTCAAACGCGAATCGGTGCCTCCGCTCTTCACGGACGTTCTCGAGCGCATCGCGGCCCTGCCAGGAGTTGCCGACGCGTCGCTCAACAACTGCCCGCCGCTCGGCGGAGCGTGCAACTCGACCAACATCCGCTTCCTCAACCGCAGCGAGGTCGATGTCGCAAACAGCCGGAGCGTGAGCGTAGACTGGGCATCGCCCACATGGTTCGCGACGATGCACATTCCGCTCAAGCGCGGCCGCATCTTCAGTGCGGCGGACCGCGCAGGCACGCAGCAGGTGGTAGTCGTGAACGAAGCGGCCGTTCGAAAATTCTGGCCGAACGAGGATCCGGTCGGGAAGCACATCGAGCTTGGGATGGGCGGCCTGAAGGACGCGGAGGTGATCGGTATCGTCGGCGACGTGCGGCGACGTGCTGACTCGGCGGCCACCGCAGGTGTCTACGCATCAGTCTACCAGTCGCCGTTCACCGACATGACGGTCTTTGTCCGCGCGACAGTTGATCCGGCGTCGCTCGGTGGGGCTGTGCGTCGCGCGATCCATGCTGTCGCGCCGTCGTCGGTCGTGTCAGATATGCGGCCGATGCGCGACCGCGCGGCTGACGCGACGGCGCGGGCGCGGTTCAGTGCCGTGCTCTTGACCCTGTTCGCGTTCGCGGCGCTGCTGCTCGCTGCCATCGGCGTCTACGGCGTCATGTCGTTGGCCGTCGCGACGCGCACCCGTGAGATTGGAATCCGCATTGCGCTTGGGGCGAGTGGCGCGCACGTGCAACGACTCATCGTCGGCGAAGGGGCGGCGCTCGTAGCAATTGGCGGTGCCGTCGGCATCGCGGGTGCCCTCGCGACGACACGCGTGCTACGGGCGTTGCTGTTCGATCTCTCGCCCTTCGATCCCGGCACGTATGCAGGAGTCGTCGCGGTAGTTGCGGGTGCTGCACTCGTCGCGATCTGGATTCCTGCGCGACGTGCTTCGCGCGTGGATCCGCTAGCCGCGACTCGCGCCGATTGAACTGAACTATCTCCCGATGCTCCTCCTCGTTCGAGTCGACGATCGACTGTCTGTGCGACAAGCGTATCCGCGAATTCGGACCAAAGGCTCCGGTTTTGTGATGATCGAACCAGACCTCGATGATTCGCTGAGCGAAGCTCGACGTGCCGCGGCTGGGGGATCTCACACGGGGACCGTTGGGGACCGTTGAGGCACGAATCTGCGCTAAGTCGTTAGCAGATGACCAGCGGCATTTCGTCGACGCCGATGTCTTCGATGATCTCGAATGCCGTCGTGCGGCCGAGCTGCACATTCAGTAACACGATGTCCGGTTTGCGCTCGAGAATCATCGCAACCGCCTCGTCGCGGCGGCCGCACTCGCCGACACACGCAATGTTCGGCAAGCCGTCTAGTGCGCGCCGGAGCACCTGCCGTGCCAACGGCTCATCGTCCACAACGAGCACATTCATCGCGACCCGACCCAGGGCAACCGAATCACAACGTTGGTGCCTCGCAGCCGGGAGCCGTCGCGCTGCCGCGACAGCTCGACCGTGGCTCGTGAGCCGTGGAGATGGTGGGCTTTTGCGTTTTAATGAGACTCGATATGAGAAAAGTATGAGAGCGGTATATGACCGACGCCGCGAGAGTTCAGCGAGACGCGCACCGGTCACGAGCTCGAGACGCTCAGCCCTGATGTCTTGTGGCTCGCAGCCGCCATCTAGCGAGCAACGGTACCCATGAAAACCGGGTGATTGAATCTTGCAGGGGAATTCGAGAGACGGCGACGCACCACGCACAAGGAAGCAGACGATGAAGGCGATAGTGGTGACGGATCAGGCCGCGGGAACGGCCGGAATGAGGCTGGTCGAGCGGCCGGAGCCGCAGGCAGCGATAAACGACGTCGTCGTTCAGGTGCACGCGTCGGGGTTCGTCGGGACTGAGTTGGCGTGGCCCTCGACCTGGACCGATCGCCTCCACCGTGACCGAGCACCCTCGATTCCCGGGCACGAGCTGGCCGGAGTGATCACTGCCCTCGGCTATGGCACGACCGGACTGTCGATCGGACAGCGGGTGTTTGGCCTCGCGGACTGGTATCGCGACGGCACCCTGGCCGAGTACGCAGCCGTCGAGGCGCGCAACCTCGCGCCGCTGCCCGGCGACGTTGACTTCACGGTGGGCGCGAGCCTGCCGATCTCGGGCCTAACTGCATGGCAGGGACTGTTCGAGCACGGCCGCCTTCGGGCAGGGCAGAGCGTCGTGGCGCATGGCGCGGCGGGCGCAGTCGGCTCGATGGTGACGCAGCTCGCGCAATTGGCGGGCGCATACGTCATCGGCACCGGACGCGCCGCCGACCGTCAGAAGGCGCTCGACTTTGGCGCCCAGGTGTTCGTCGACCTCGAGAACGACGCACTGGAAGACGTCGGCGCCGTCGACCTGGTATTCGATCTCATCGGCGGCGACATCGGGAAGCGGTCCGCGCGCCTCGTTCGAGCCGGAGGAACGCTGGTGTCCATCGTCGGTCCGAGCGAGGCACGCCCCGCCGAGGGGCTGGCGGTCGACTTCGTTGTCGAGTCCGATCGTGCCCAACTGAGCGAGATCGTTCAGCGCGTGCGGGACGGACGACTGCGGACGAACATCGGCACCGTCTCGACTCTCGACGATGCGGTCGCCGCCTTCAACGCGACCGAACGACGCCCTGGGAAGACGATCATTCGCGTTCGCCCGTGAGGATCGGGGACGGCGATCGGTTCCACGCTACTGGCCGGGCGGTTTGCGGTCGGACCACACGATCGCCAACACCATCCACACGCCGATGATTCCCGCGAGAAGAAATCCCGCGGTGCCGAGGATGCGGCGGTTTGGCAGAACCATCGCGCTGGCGACGAGCACGCCCGCCAGCACGAGCCCCGAGAACACGCGGTTCGCGACCTTCTGCATTGCTTCGATCAGCGACGTGAGCTGCGGTACCTCGACGGTGGTCTGAAACTCGTTCGACGCCAGGCGGCTGGTGATCAGATCGATGCGATGCGGGAGCGCCATCGCCAATTCCGATCCCTGAATCGCCAGCTCGGCCAGCCGCCGCGGACTGATGTCGCGCCGTGCGCGCTCAGCCGCGAGTTGCTTTCCGTAATCGCGAATTGTCTGGATCGGCGAAAACGTCGGGTCGATGGCACGCGTCACGGCGTCGAGGTTGACCATCGCCTTGGCGAGCAGCGTCAACTCACTCGGCAGCCGCAACCCCTCTCGGAACGAAATGTTGATTAGGTCGTAGAGCAGGGACCCGGTATCGATGGCCCCGATCGTGGAATCGAAATCCCGTGTGATCAGCGACGCGATCTGATTCACGAATCGGGTCCGGTCGAAGCTCGGCAGCTCGTCGCCAATCTCGGTCAGCGCGTCCGCCGCGTCTTCGCCGCGATTCTCCGTCATGTCCATGAGCAGCCGCACGACTTGCTCGCGCATTCCGGTCGAGAGACGTGCGGTCATCCCGAAGTCGATCAGAGCCAGCCTCACATCCAAGTCGCGCGGTGTCGGCGCCGCATCGTCCTGTGCTTGCCGCTCGATTCGCGACAGCGGCGTAACGGGCTGGCGCTTCTCTCGGCGTCGATCCGTGGCGCGAATCTCCGACGGCGTCGCGGGATTGTCCGACTCCGGCAAGAGGACGAAGACGTTTCCAGGATGCGGGTCGGCGTGAAAGTGCCCGTCGAGGGTGATCTGTTTCAGATACGCGCGCGTGAGATCCGCCGCGACGGGAGCGAAGTCGTGCTCGAGCCGCACGAGCGGCGAGATGTCGCTCACCTTCGTCCCCCGCACACGTTCCGTAGTGAGGACGCATGACGTCGAATAGGCTTCGATCACTCGCGGCACGAGGATCCGCGGAAACTCGGCGAGCGAGTGACGGAAGGTCGCCGCGTTCCGCGCCTCGATGCGGTAGTCCAACTCGTCGGCGAGTGCCCGTTCGAGCTGCTGAATGATTCCGGCGAGGTCGACGCGGGCGCCGGCGTTCGTGTGATCCTCGAGAAAGTCGGCGAGCTCGCGGAAGAACGCGATGTCGCCACCCAGCTGCTCGCGAAGTCCCGGCCGTTGAACCTTGACGACGACGCTCCGGCCGTCGCGCAGCGACGCCGCGTGCGCCTGCCCCAGGCTCGCGGAGCCGAGTGGATGCGGGTCGAAGGACATGAAGAGCTTGCTCAGCCGGCCCTGTAGCTCGTGCTCGACGATGTCGCGAATGTCGTCGAACGGAACCGGTGGAACGTCGTCTTGCAATTGCTCCAGCTCGGCGATGTACGGCGGCGGCAACAGGTCCGGCCGTGTCGAGAGCGCTTGGCCGAGCTTGATGTACGCGGGGCCGAGCTCGACGAGCCGCCGCCGAAACGCTTTGGCGCGTTCGGGGCTCGCGTCCACACCGACGCCGACGTCGTCAGGCTGGTTCGCGAGTCCATGCAGCCCTTGCTGCCGCGCGAAATCCGCGAGGCCGTATCGGCTGAACAGCCCGACAGTGGCCGAAAGCCGTGAAAGGTTGCGTGGCGCCAGAAGCATCACAGGCTCATGGGCAGCAACCGTGCCGGTCGCTAACCCGCTGTGCCGGCGCTCAGCCCGTCGATCACGTGTCTTTGTGTAGGACCGTGATGTCGTTGGTCCCCGCCATCGCCTTGCGCCAGAGTTTTGCGCGTTCGTCCAGCTGGTCGAGGGCGACGTCCATTGTGAAACGGTCCGGACGCAGTCGCGCCGTCACCTCCGACCACTCGAGCGGCGTCGAAACGGTTGCGTCCACGCGCGGCCGCACGGAAAAGGCGGACGCGACGCTCTTGCCCACGATGTTTTGCAGGTAGTCGACATATACAGTCCCCGAAGGCCGGGACGCGCGACTGCGGACGACCGTCGCGACCTTGGGCATCTCAGCCGCAATCCGCGTGGCGATGATTTGGGCCACGAGCAGCGCCGCCTCCTGGTTGGTCTTCGGCGGCAACGGAAGCACGATGTGAAGGCCATGCGATCCCGACGTCTTCACACCTGCCGTGAGTCCGTCGTCATCGAGAAGTGCCTTGATGGCGCGAGCTACCGCGACCACTGCGCCGAATGAAGCCTTGGGCCCGGGATCGAGGTCGAGGATCGTGTAGTCGGGAAAGCCCAGCGACCCCACGCGCGAGTGCCACGGATGTAGCTCGATGGCTCCGAGTTGCACGCAATAGAGGAGCGTGAACAGGTCGCCGCCGATGATGCGCCGACCCGAGGTGCTCTCCGACGGGACCGTCTCGATGCGGAGAGACGACGGCGCATCGTCGGGCGCGGTCTGTTGAAAAAACGGCTTCGCCTCGACGCCGTTCGGGTAGCGCTTGAGAACGAGCGGGCGTCCCTCGATCAGCGGCAGAATCGCCTTTGCCGCACGCGCGTAGTAGCGCATGAGGTCACCCTTGGTGCGCTTCGCCTTCGGGAAGTACACCTTCCCAAGGTTGGTCACCGACAGCGGCTCTGCTAACGGAATGTCGACACGCCCGCTTCCGCCCGCCTCCTCGACGACGTCGAGCGCTTTTACGACAGCCGCTGACTCGGCCGCCGAATGTCGAGTGCGGCGCCGCACGGTCTCCGCTGCTTTCGTGGGTGTCACCGGTCGCGAGGAACGGCGGTGTGGCCGCTCCGGCATGTCCGGTCCCGCGGGCATCGAGACCGGCTTTGAACCTGACGTGATCTCATCCATCCGCCGCCCTGAGGCAACGGATGCGACGTCGTCAGACGCCAGCGTGTCGTCGGTCACGACGAACTCGTCGGCGTGCTTGATCAGCAGCCACTCTCGCCCGCTGCTGCGCTCTCGACCCCGTC
The window above is part of the Gemmatimonadaceae bacterium genome. Proteins encoded here:
- a CDS encoding cation:proton antiporter; its protein translation is RGMTASARIATSTFWEYVAFVLNSFVFLSIGLMVKPPTLVENWRVIIVAFVIVTVSRAVMTWGVAALLPNKLRLPRRWTTILSWGGLRGALSMVLAISIPETFPQRDLLITMTFDVVILSILIQGISIGPTLRWLGLRSQTGDHAGYLGTQLALLSAHSSLDDVERTGAMVATNETMRRALADEYDERLDRAERALIWLGTQLGGGEAATRAARRLIGTTERERVNEAFEAGAIDEVQRDRWLAELKSRWWGGGAGSGGGTDGDRDGER
- a CDS encoding KUP/HAK/KT family potassium transporter is translated as MAHSVAGPSLLSDTRMRERPVATPALAIASLTALGVVFGDLGTSPLYAMQEAFHGTRGVAPTPENVLGVASLFLWALVLMVSLKYVAVLMRAGNRGEGGILALLALFLGDRKHVHRATMVIALGLFGTAMLYGDGILTPAVSVLSAVEGLQIAAPALRPFVVPLTIVILIGLFSLQRRGSGRVGRIFGPILGTWFVVIAVLGVNSLAQNPAALAAINPWYAVRFFSHAGPNGFLALGAVVLCLTGGEALYADMGHFGPRPIRFAWYALALPALTLSYLGQAANLLQHPEAASRPFYSMVPDWALYPMVVLATASTIIASQALIAAVFSLTRQAAQLGFAPRVNVVHTSGSVIGQIYLPSLNWALLGATVAVVLAFRSSDRLAAAFGLAVSTTMAITTVLFGIVARSRFHWPRWRVAAVAGGFLIADLAFVVANAFKFLDGGWLPVVIGAIVFATMWTWYVGRRILMNATHDTGMPVHDFLTSLSRDPPVRVPGVAVFLATDIDVVPLVLLHHLQHNQVLHETVVLLKVSTEDVPRVRSVDRLQLSELSLGFNTVYAHYGFMEEPDVPSIIRRAASMSADNGAPFIPDDPPRTTYYLGKVTVIPPSQTEAGLMARWRVMFFRWLKRNERSATLYFGLPSNRVVELGTRIEL
- a CDS encoding cold-shock protein; this encodes MRTTGTVKWFNDAKGFGFITPEGGQKDCFVHHSAIQGSGFKTLSEGERVEFDVVQGQKGPAAENVTKLGR
- a CDS encoding DUF2214 family protein; the encoded protein is MLRLTLAALHLLALGIGLGGIWGRARELAQRPLEMSGMRRAFAADSWWGIAALLWLVTGLWRLFAGTEKATSYYTRDESTKRSPGASASSATSRPPCSWRWSSPPCRWRGDTGIVPPRSPEPRH
- a CDS encoding PadR family transcriptional regulator, which codes for MTRARHEIPPGTLDMLILSTLARSDALHGFEIAEAIQLASSDVLHVEEGSLYPALQRMLIKGWISGTWGRTAENRRARYYRLTPAGQRQFNREVADYTTVSAAIVRILRPA
- a CDS encoding ABC transporter permease codes for the protein MPFPGDFWRRLVFLVRRDRMAADLEDEMRLHVALRAESLQRAGVPEGEARVAARRRFGNRTTIQQESHDMWGMIGIEQLAQDVRFAMRGLTRRPAFTAVAVLSLAIGIGATTALFSATNALLFRPLPYATPDELMKVTLVKPPRGDRPADDQSVWSYPKFLTFRAAQRVFSELALYGPDRFRVTSGEVESIGAESVSATYLRTLGIAPALGNDFDRELDTQFGVPGVTVLSYDYWVRRFNRDALVIGKTIDLNRDPFVIIGVTPPGFRGLTGQADIFVPITVQPATRLTAQSHSFWLVARRAAGVVTPLATAEVKRLGVVVNDAHPNDWDKVKWGAASEPLDNARVAPLVKRSVLVLFAAVALVLLITCANVANLLLGRARARQREMAIRFAIGANRTRVARLLLTEGLLLALLGGAGGVLVAWFGVRALASVNPATTLRVGQSGAVGAIAMSSISLDWVALGFAFGVALVIGAAFGLAPAIGVTHSSLAGALKTGSSEAKRGAGRTLAGRRVLVIAEVALALVLLAGSGLMIRSLGKLLAVDTGFDGRDVLTVRLSVAGDTVKRESVPPLFTDVLERIAALPGVADASLNNCPPLGGACNSTNIRFLNRSEVDVANSRSVSVDWASPTWFATMHIPLKRGRIFSAADRAGTQQVVVVNEAAVRKFWPNEDPVGKHIELGMGGLKDAEVIGIVGDVRRRADSAATAGVYASVYQSPFTDMTVFVRATVDPASLGGAVRRAIHAVAPSSVVSDMRPMRDRAADATARARFSAVLLTLFAFAALLLAAIGVYGVMSLAVATRTREIGIRIALGASGAHVQRLIVGEGAALVAIGGAVGIAGALATTRVLRALLFDLSPFDPGTYAGVVAVVAGAALVAIWIPARRASRVDPLAATRAD
- a CDS encoding response regulator; this encodes MNVLVVDDEPLARQVLRRALDGLPNIACVGECGRRDEAVAMILERKPDIVLLNVQLGRTTAFEIIEDIGVDEMPLVIC
- a CDS encoding NADP-dependent oxidoreductase; translated protein: MKAIVVTDQAAGTAGMRLVERPEPQAAINDVVVQVHASGFVGTELAWPSTWTDRLHRDRAPSIPGHELAGVITALGYGTTGLSIGQRVFGLADWYRDGTLAEYAAVEARNLAPLPGDVDFTVGASLPISGLTAWQGLFEHGRLRAGQSVVAHGAAGAVGSMVTQLAQLAGAYVIGTGRAADRQKALDFGAQVFVDLENDALEDVGAVDLVFDLIGGDIGKRSARLVRAGGTLVSIVGPSEARPAEGLAVDFVVESDRAQLSEIVQRVRDGRLRTNIGTVSTLDDAVAAFNATERRPGKTIIRVRP